In the Periophthalmus magnuspinnatus isolate fPerMag1 chromosome 4, fPerMag1.2.pri, whole genome shotgun sequence genome, one interval contains:
- the LOC117394060 gene encoding flavin-containing monooxygenase 5-like: MVQSVAVIGAGLSGLSCIKTCLEEGLQPTCFESSCDIGGVWRYKEEFEPDRANIYQTVVINSSKEMMAYSDFPPPAELPNNMHHSEVLGYLRLYAEHFKLLPHIHFKTAVQKVRQTPDFALTGQWEVDTEKQNGQKETHVFDAVIVCTGHFTHPHFPLKDFPGIENFEGRYFHSWEYRNTNGMEGKTVVVIGIGNSGGDIAVDISRVAEKVYVSSRSGAWVLGRVGPGGLPFDISFSRMDQIWGSFFPTRVTKNVEKMLNAHFDHTLYGLQPTHHFFARIPVVNDELPARILSGRIRVKPKVKEFSGSSVVFDDGTIIDKVDVVIFATGYNYNFPFLPPELQNKSGYRLRLYRHIIPPSLAHPTLAVVGLINALGSVNPMSEMQGRWATRVFKGIIKLPSEETMNREIENETEIMHQWFSCSDLNPLYVFFVPYLDSLAKEVGVLPNFLWLFLTDPRLAMQVLFGPCTPYQYRLTGPGRWSGARQAILSQWERMYEPFKTRVVPEPEKKNKFKLKVSVILPGTVLLCFILYKRQLLPKLSLM, encoded by the exons ATGGTTCAGAGTGTAGCTGTGATAGGCGCTGGCCTCTCCGGTCTGAGCTGTATCAAAACCTGTCTGGAAGAGGGTTTGCAGCCCACCTGTTTTGAGAGCAGCTGTGACATCGGGGGAGTCTGGAGATATAAG GAGGAGTTTGAGCCGGATAGGGCCAACATCTACCAGACCGTGGTCATTAACAGCTCCAAAGAGATGATGGCTTACAGTGACTTCCCTCCTCCAGCCGAACTGCCCAATAACATGCACCATTCTGAGGTCCTGGGGTACCTCCGTCTGTATGCCGAACACTTCAAACTCCTGCCACACATTCACTTCAAG ACCGCAGTGCAAAAAGTGAGACAGACTCCAGATTTTGCATTAACTGGCCAATGGGAGGTGGACACAGAGAAACAAAATGGACAGAAGGAGAcccatgtttttgatgcagtGATTGTTTGCACTGGACACTTCACACATCCTCATTTTCCACTGAAGGACTTCCCAG gtATTGAGAATTTTGAGGGCAGATATTTCCACAGCTGGGAATACCGGAATACAAATGGTATGGAGGGAAAAACAGTGGTGGTGATTGGGATTGGGAATTCTGGGGGTGACATTGCAGTGGACATCAGTAGAGTTGCAGAAAAG GTGTATGTGAGTAGCAGGAGCGGTGCGTGGGTTCTGGGTAGAGTGGGACCAGGGGGGCTTCCCTTTGACATTAGCTTTTCCCGCATGGACCAGATTTGGGGGTCTTTTTTTCCGACCCGTGTCACTAAGAATGTAGAGAAGATGCTGAATGCGCACTTTGATCACACTTTATATGGTCTTCAGCCAACACATCA tttttttGCACGGATACCGGTGGTGAATGATGAGCTCCCAGCACGGATCCTTTCAGGACGAATACGGGTCAAACCAAAAGTCAAAGAGTTTTCTGGCTCCAgtgttgtttttgatgatggcACCATCATTGACAAG GTGGATGTGGTGATATTCGCAACTGGGTACAACTACAACTTTCCCTTCCTGCCGCCAGAGTTGCAGAATAAAAGTGGCTACAGGCTGCGTCTCTACAGGCACATCATACCCCCATCACTTGCACATCCCACTCTGGCTGTGGTCGGCCTCATAAATGCTTTAGGATCGGTCAATCCCATGAGTGAGATGCAGGGCCGCTGGGCTACAAGGGTCTTCAAAG GCATCATAAAGCTACCTTCGGAAGAAACAATGAACAGAGAAATAGAGAACGAAACAGAAATCATGCACCAGTG GTTTTCCTGCTCAGACCTCAACCCTCTTTATGTGTTCTTCGTTCCTTATTTGGACTCTTTGGCTAAGGAGGTCGGCGTGCTTCCCAACTTCCTGTGGCTCTTCCTCACCGACCCCCGTCTGGCTATGCAGGTCCTCTTTGGCCCCTGCACCCCGTACCAATACCGCCTGACTGGGCCCGGGCGGTGGAGCGGCGCGCGCCAGGCCATCCTCAGTCAATGGGAGCGCAtgtatgagccctttaaaaccAGAGTGGTGCCAGagccagagaaaaaaaacaagtttaaactAAAAGTGTCTGTCATACTGCCAGGAACTGTGCTGCTGTGTTTCATACTGTACAAACGACAACTTTTGCCAAAACTTTCATTGATGTAA